One genomic window of Vulpes vulpes isolate BD-2025 chromosome 11, VulVul3, whole genome shotgun sequence includes the following:
- the C11H11orf42 gene encoding uncharacterized protein C11orf42 homolog, producing the protein MLVGTPHLLTLDEADATWALIKDKVIEERFGPNVVAVPFLSDAACYDLLGVLVKQSRPAHTRLALPGRQGRRALQPVGPLPNLLEQAGSEGAFAHCTREYSPNGRAEIAYEEMRLLDGQPCRIRLHMGGLRKKVAFLLLPPGQVSLQQNLPWLRSTHSIYVIYQVFSCSWLQLGLLPTAREPQLLRLQRSLPVAFSCLKFSLQPKGVLGPQKPLTKDPLPHGANWVRPNLGIMPSLAPTSAPANIPEAADVPPPVPAPPTPPPQEGPGGRPTRFSYKGRNPFRRRPQMLSENWLFSPRSPPPGVQGGGPGDPDRHSMSLPLLQGLSSEFDSDE; encoded by the exons ATGTTAGTTGGTACCCCCCACCTGCTGACACTGGATGAAGCTGATGCCACGTGGGCTCTCATCAAGGATAAA GTTATCGAGGAGCGCTTTGGGCCCAATGTAGTGGCAGTCCCTTTCCTGTCGGATGCAGCCTGCTATGACCTACTGGGTGTGCTAGTGAAGCAGTCCCGCCCAGCCCACACCCGCCTGGCTTTACCAGGTCGGCAGGGTCGGCGTGCACTACAACCAGTGGGGCCACTACCAAACCTCCTGGAGCAGGCAGGGTCTGAGGGTGCCTTTGCCCACTGCACTCGGGAATACTCACCAAACGGCAGAGCAGAGATAGCCTATGAAGAAATGCGACTGTTGGATGGGCAGCCCTGCCGGATCCGCCTGCACATGGGTGGCCTGCGCAAGAAGGTGGCCTTCCTGCTGCTGCCACCAGGGCAGGTGAGCCTACAGCAAAATCTTCCCTGGCTCCGAAGCACCCACAGCATCTATGTCATCTACCAGGTCTTCTCCTGTTCCTGGCTGCAGCTCGGGCTGTTACCTACAGCCCGTGAGCCCCAGCTGCTTCGGTTACAACGGTCACTGCCTGTTGCCTTCTCCTGCCTCAAGTTTTCACTGCAGCCCAAAGGAGTGCTGGGACCGCAGAAGCCTCTGACCAAAGATCCACTGCCCCATGGTGCCAACTGGGTCAGACCCAACCTCGGCATCATGCCATCTCTGGCCCCTACATCAGCCCCTGCCAATATCCCTGAAGCTGCTGATGTGCCCCCACCTGTCCCAGCCCCACCTACACCACCTCCACAGGAAGGGCCCGGAGGCAGACCCACCAGATTCTCCTACAAGGGTCGAAACCCCTTCCGCAGGAGGCCCCAGATGTTGTCAG AGAACTGGCTCttcagcccccgcagccccccaccaGGAGTCCAGGGTGGGGGCCCCGGGGACCCCGACCGGCACTCCATGTCCCTGCCCCTGCTGCAGGGTCTGTCCTCAGAATTCGACAGCGACGAATGA
- the OR52W1 gene encoding olfactory receptor 52W1: MAEGPHLNSTFPRPTFFILTGIPGLGGTQAWLTLVFGPMYLLALLGNGTLLALVQIDSTLQQPMFLLLATLAATDLGLATSIAPGLLAVMWLGPRPMPYGACLAQMFFVHALTAVESGVLLAMACDRAVAVGRPLHYPLLITKARVGYAALALALKAVAIVVPFPLLVARFEYFRAKTIDHAYCAHMAVVELVVGNTQANNLYGLALSLAVSGIDILGIAGSYGLIAHTVLRLPTWEARAKAFGTCSSHICVILAFYVPGLFSYLTHRFGRHTIPKPVHILLSNIYLLLPPALNPLIYGVRTKQIRDRLLETFTFRKSQL, encoded by the coding sequence ATGGCAGAAGGTCCACATCTCAACTCCACCTTCCCACGCCCCACTTTCTTTATACTGACTGGCATTCCAGGGTTAGGGGGTACCCAGGCCTGGCTGACACTGGTCTTTGGGCCCATGTATctgctggccctgctgggcaATGGAACACTGTTGGCATTGGTGCAGATAGACTCCACACTGCAGCAGCCCATGTTTCTACTCCTGGCCACACTGGCAGCCACAGACCTGGGCTTAGCCACATCTATAGCCCCAGGGTTGCTTGCTGTGATGTGGCTTGGGCCCCGGCCTATGCCATACGGTGCCTGCCTGGCCCAGATGTTCTTTGTTCATGCACTGACTGCTGTGGAATCCGGTGTACTGTTGGCCATGGCCTGTGATCGTGCTGTGGCAGTAGGGCGTCCCCTACATTACCCTCTCCTAATCACCAAAGCCCGTGTAGGCTATGCAGCACTGGCACTGGCCTTGAAAGCTGTGGCTATTGTtgtgcctttccctctgctggtGGCGCGATTTGAGTACTTCCGAGCCAAGACCATAGACCATGCCTACTGTGCACACATGGCAGTGGTAGAGCTGGTGGTGGGCAACACACAAGCTAACAATTTGTATGGGCTGGCACTTTCACTGGCCGTGTCAGGCATAGATATCCTGGGCATCGCTGGCTCTTATGGACTCATTGCCCACACTGTACTGCGGCTGCCTACCTGGGAGGCCCGGGCCAAGGCCTTTGGCACATGTAGTTCCCACATCTGTGTCATTCTGGCCTTCTATGTACCTGGTCTCTTCTCATACCTCACACATCGCTTTGGTCGTCACACCATCCCAAAGCCTGTGCACATTCTTCTCTCTAACATCTATTTGTTGCTGCCACCTGCCCTCAACCCACTCATCTATGGAGTCCGCACCAAGCAAATCAGGGACCGGCTCCTGGAAACCTTCACATTCAGAAAAAGCCAGCTCTAA